DNA from Acidobacteriota bacterium:
GGTGGCGATGACGATATCGCCCTGGCGTGTATTGAGTGCAATGCTGCGCACATCGGCACGCGGCAGATTGAGCGTCAACGGCTGCCAATGTGCGCCGCCGTTGAGACTGACGTAGACGGTCTGGTTGGTAGCGAGGAAAAGCAGATTGGGATCGTTGGGATCCTGAACGATGGAGTTGGCGTACTGGGCATTCCGGCCCTGGGGCAGGCCGTTGGTGATGGCGGTCCAGGTTTTGCCCATGTCGGTGGTTTTGTAGACGTAGGGGCGGAAATCGTCCCACATATGGCGTTCGGTGGTGACGTAAGCGGTAGCGCTGTCGTTGACGCCTGGCTCGATCGCGCTGTACCAGCTCTCAGCGGGCGCCGACGGCGGGTTGACTTGCTGCCAGCTTTTGCCGCCGTTGAAGGTGACATGAAGTAGGCCATCGTAGGAGCCAGCCCAGATCACGTTGTCATCCTTGGGCGAGACGGAGATGACCGACAGGCCGGGATAGGTTTCCGCGCCGGATTGATCGAGTGAGACCGGGCCGCCGGTGGGCGCTTCGGTTTTCGGATCGTTCCGCGTGAGGTCGGGACTGATCTGGGTCCAGTGCTGGCCGTAATCGTCGCTCTTGAGGACGTACTGCGCGCCAATCAAAAGCTCTTTGGGATTGACCGGCGAAAAGGTGATGGCGTGGGTCCAGCCGAAGCGGTACTTCAGCTCGCCGGCGGAAGCGCCTTCCATGTAGTTGGGCCAGGGGCTGATGTCCTGGTACTGGCCCAGCTTCAGGTTGTAGCGCATGAAGAGGCTGAAGTAGCCGCTGCCGTAGGTGATGTTGGGATCGCCGGGCTGCGGAACGACCCAAGTGCTTTCGCCGTAGGCGACGCGCTGCCAGGCGGCGGTAGGAATCGAGCCGCCCACGGCGGCGCTGGGGCCTTCGGTTGAGCCTTCATCCTGCTGCGCGCCGTAGACGTGGAAGGGGAATTGGTCGTCAAGGTTGACGTGGTAGAACTGGCCGGTGGGCTGGTTGTGTTCGCTGGACCAGGTCTTGCCGCCATCCTGGGAGACGGTGGCGCCGCCGTCGTTGCCTTCGAGGAGAATTTGCGGATTCTTGGGGTTGATCCAGACGATGTGGTTGTCGCCGTGCGGCGGGTGCAGCGGCGCCCAGGTTTGGCCACCGTCGCGTGTGGCCCAAACGCCATCCACTTCGGGGACGTAGGCGGTGTTGGGATTGGTGGGGTCGACAAAGATCTGCATGTAATAAAAGGCGCGCTGGCGGAGTTCCATGCCGGCGAAGACGTGCTGCCAGCTCCGGCCGCCGTCGTTGGAGCGGTACACGCCGCCGGCGGCTTTGTTCTGGATGATGGCGTAGACCACGTTGGGCGAGCTAGCGGCCACGCCGACGCCGACGCGGCCCCAGACGCCCGTGGGCAGGCCAGTTTTGTGGGTGAGGTTGGTCCAATGCGCGCCGCCATCGGTGGATTTATAAAGGCCGCTGCCGGGACCACCGCTGAGGAGCGACCAGGGCGTACGTTGTGCCTGCCACATGGTGGCGTACAGGACGTTGGGCTGGCTGGGCGCCATGGCCAGATTGATGGCGCCGGTATTGTTGTCGACGAAAAGAATCTGTTTCCAGGTCTTGCCGCCGTCGGTGGTCTTGTAAACACCGCGGTTGGGATCGGGCACGAAGACGTGACCCATGGAGGCGGCGTAGACGACATTCGGATCGGTGGGGCTGACAATGAGGGCGCTGGTGCTGTGGGTGTCGGCGAGACCGGCGTAGGCCCAGGTTTTGCCGCCATCGGAGGAGCGGAAGACGCCATTGCCGGTGAGCATGTCATTGCGGATGTCGGTTTCGCCGGTGCCGGCATAGATGATTTGCGGATTGGAGGGCGCGACGGCGAGGGCGCCGATGCTGGGCGCCATAGCGCGGGTCTTGTCGGTGAGATTGGTCCAGCTCAGGCCGGCATTTTCGGTTTTCCAGACGCCACCGCCGACCGTGCCCATGTAGTAGAGCTTCGGGTTCGAGGGCACGCCGGCGATGGCAACAGCGCGGCCGCCAACAAAGGGGCCGATGCTGCGCCATTCGAGCTTGCCCAGGAGAGTTTGCGTCGGCACCTGGGCGGTGACCAGAGCGAACGGCAGAAAGGCGGCGGCGAGGGCCAGAGCGATGCGGAGTCTCATTGTGTCCAATCCTCCAGACACAGATACTCTAAACCGTTCAGTGGCTAGTGGCTAGTGGTTAGTGGCTAGCGAAGGCTCAGGATTCACGAAGGGCGGTCAGGGGGTCGACGCGGGTGGCCTGGAGGGCGGGTACGTAGCAGGCGAGGGCCGCCATGAGGACTAAAACCAGGCTAATCAGCGAGTAAATCGCCCAGTCGCCGGCGCCAGCGCCTTGAATCAGGCCCTGCAGCGAGCGCGCCATGGCATAGGCGAGAGGCAGGCCGACGAGCAGGCCGATACCCAGCATGGCGCCGCCGCGGCGCAGAACCAGCATGACGATGGAGCCGTGCGAGGCGCCGAGAGCCTGACGGATGCCGAACTCGTGAACGCGCTCGTTCACCAGGAAGGACATGACGCCGTAGACGCCAATGGCGGCCAGAATGAGCGCCAGCAGGCCGGCGACACTCAGCATGACCGAAACATAGGCGATGCCGATACTGGCCTCGTGGATGACCTGATGGAGCGATTCCATGGCGAAGAGCGGATCAACGGGATCGACCGAAGCGATGGCGTGACGCATGGCGGGACCGGCGGCGGTGACATCGCCCGAACCGGAGCCGCGCAACAGGAAGAAGGCTGAGTGATTGGGATGCTGGGCGGCGGGCATGTAGAAGGTTGAGACCGCCTGCGGGCTGGACCAGTTCCATTTCACGTCGCCGGCGACGCCCACAATGGTCAGCCATGGGTTGCTGGAGTTATCGTTTCCGAGCTTGATGTGCTGGCCGAGCGGGCTGCGATCGGGCCAGTAATGCTGCGCCATACGTTGGCTGATCACGGCAACGGGCTGCGTGCCGGCGCCGTCGGAGGCGGAAAAGGAACGTCCGGCGAGCAGCGGCACCTGCATCAGGGTGAAGAAACTGGGGCTGACAGACTGCGCCACAGCATAGCGCTGCTGGCTGGCGTTGCCGATGGGACGGCCTTCGATGCTGAAGCCGTTTTGATTGAGATCATTGCTCAGCGGGAGATACGTCGAGGTGGCGGTGGCGCGCACGCCGGGCAGCGCCTGTAGCTTGGCGAGTGTCTGCTGAAAGAACTGGGCGCGGGCGATGTCGGACTGCCAATGGCCGGAGCTGGGCAAGCGCATGGCAGCGGTCAGGGTGCGGTCGGGCTGGAATTGGGCGCCGGCGCCGAGGAGGGTGCGGAAGCCCTCGACCATCAAGGCGGCGCCGACCAGCAGAACAAGAGCGAGCGCGATTTGGGCCACGACCAATACCGCCCGCAGGCGCTGGCGGGACTGACCGATGGCGCCGCGGCCGCCTTCTTTCAAGGTGGAATTCAGTTGCGGACGGGCGGCGTGCAGCGCGGGCGCCAGGCCGGCGATCAGGCCTGCCAGGATGGCGATGCCGAGGGTATAGAGCAGCGCGGTTCCGTCGAGGCGGATGCGATCCCAGCCACCGATAAACTGGGCCACGTCGGCGGGCATGTTGACCAGAATGAGACGAATGGAGACGTAGGCGAAACCGAGACCTACACCGGCGCCGCCGATGATGCCGAGGAGGACGTTTTCGGTGAGCAGTTGGCGCACCAGGCGGCCGCGGCTGGCGCCGAGAGCCACGCGCAGGGCTAGTTCCTGACTGCGGCGAAGGGCGCGGGCGAACTGCAGGTTGGCGACATTGGCACAGGCGATGAGCAACAGAAAGCCGACGGCGCCAAGCAGCAGCCAGACGTAACTGGCGGTTTCGTAGCCGATGATGTAGTTCGTCAGCGTCTGCACGTTCACGCCCCAGCCGCTATTGGTAGCGGGATACTGGGCATCGATGCGGGCGGCAAGAGCGCGCATTTCCGCTTGCGCCTGCGTCAGGGCAGCGCCCGGGCGAAGCTCGGCAATGACCTGCAAGTTGTGGTTTTCGCGGTCGGCGAGCTGTTGCGGTGTGAGCGCCAAGGGCAGCCAGAGCTGCACCGCTTGCGGCATCACGGCATCTTTGCCCAGAATGCCGACGACGGTATAGACCTGCTGGTTGAGTTGGATCGTCTGGCCCACGATTGCAGGGTTGGCGGCGAACTGATGCTGCCAAAGCGACTGGCTGAGGATGGCTTCGCGGTCGTGGCCGGGCTGATCTTCGCCAGGCAGAAAGACGCGGCCGCGCAGGGGTACCGAGGGCAGCAGTTTGAAGAAATTAACCGAGACCGCACCCGCCTGCACCATGACCGGCGTGCCGGAGCCGCTCAAGTTTACGTCGTTGTACTCGTAGGCCGCCAGCGCCTGGAAGACACTGGCCTGCTTGCTCCAGGTCGCGTAATTGAAGGCGGAAACAGTGTTGGTTGAGGAAGGCGGCGAATGCGGTGGGACCTCGGAGATGTCGAGCAGACGGTTCAGGTGGGCATAGGGCAACGGGTGCCGCAGGATGCCGTTGGCTACGCTAAAGATGGCGGTGTTGGCGCCAATGCCGAGGCCGAGCGCCAGAATGGCAATCAGGCTGGCGGCGGGCGCTTTAGTGATCAGCCGCAGACCGAAGCGCAGGTCATTCCAGAAGGTGCGCATCTCAATCCTCCCTGAGCGCAGCGAGCGGATCGACGTGGCTGGCGCGGCGGGCGGGCAAGAAGCCGGCAATCATGGCCACGATCGTTAATGCGACGGCGGCACTCACATAGACGGTGGGATCGGAATAATGAAGCTGGAAAAGGTCCATGCGATGGACTGAGAGCTTGGCCAAGCCGAGGCTGACGGGAATGCCGATGGCGACACCAATGCCGAGCAGCAGCAGCATTTCGCGCATGACCATGCCGATGACGTTGAAGCGGGAAGCCCCCAAGGCCATGCGGACGCCGATTTCCGCCTGGCGGCGGGTGACGCTGTAGGCCATGACGCCATAGAGCCCGATGGCGGCGAGCAATAGCGCGAGGACGCCGAAGAACCCGCTCAGTTTGGCGAGCAGGGTTTGGCTGACGGCGGTCTGAGAAATCAGCGTTTGCACGGGCGCGAAGTCCTGCACGCGGATACTGGGCGCAAGCGCGAGAATTTCATGGCGCAGCGCCGTGGCGACCGCGGCCGACGAACCCGATTCGCGGATCAGAACGGAAGTGCCCGGTGGCGGGGTGGCCACCGGCAGACCGTTGAGGAAGGGAAAATACATGCGCGGCATGTCCGGTTCATCGAGGCTGCCGACTTTGATATCGGCGCAGACGCCCACCACGGTGTACTCAGCGCCATGGTCGTCCGGAAAAGCATCGATGATGTGATGCCCGATGGGGTTCCGGGTGGCAAAGAAGGTTTTGGCCATGGTCTGACTGATGACCACGTTTTTGGTGGCGCTGGTGGCATCGGCCTCATTGAGGGCGCGGCCCATGAGAATCGGAATGCCTACCGTCTTGAAGTAGCCGGCCGAGACCTGATCGACCATGGCGGCGCTGCCCATGCCTTCGCCCATGGAGCCGGCGGCAGGAGGAGTGTAGCCGTTGACCTTGATGGGAATGCCGGCGTTGCTGCCGTCAAACAGACCAATCATGGAGAGCGCGACGCCCTGCACGCCGGGCGTCGCAGCGGTGCGGTCGAGAAAGCGGTGATAGAACGCCGCCAGCGATTCGCCGCGAAACCCAGCACGTTCGGCGTTGAGGTCAGTTTCAACGAGATCCTTGGTGGAGAAGCCGACGCTTTGCGACTCGAGCTTGAGGAGGCTGTGCAGGAACAGACCGGCGCCGACGAGCAGGATCACCGAGAGCGCGACCTGGCCGGCGACCAGGGCTTTGCCAAGCGGCATGCGGGCGTGAACGGCGCGGCCCTCGGCTTTGAGCGTGGCGTTCAGATCC
Protein-coding regions in this window:
- a CDS encoding glycosyl hydrolase; amino-acid sequence: MRLRIALALAAAFLPFALVTAQVPTQTLLGKLEWRSIGPFVGGRAVAIAGVPSNPKLYYMGTVGGGVWKTENAGLSWTNLTDKTRAMAPSIGALAVAPSNPQIIYAGTGETDIRNDMLTGNGVFRSSDGGKTWAYAGLADTHSTSALIVSPTDPNVVYAASMGHVFVPDPNRGVYKTTDGGKTWKQILFVDNNTGAINLAMAPSQPNVLYATMWQAQRTPWSLLSGGPGSGLYKSTDGGAHWTNLTHKTGLPTGVWGRVGVGVAASSPNVVYAIIQNKAAGGVYRSNDGGRSWQHVFAGMELRQRAFYYMQIFVDPTNPNTAYVPEVDGVWATRDGGQTWAPLHPPHGDNHIVWINPKNPQILLEGNDGGATVSQDGGKTWSSEHNQPTGQFYHVNLDDQFPFHVYGAQQDEGSTEGPSAAVGGSIPTAAWQRVAYGESTWVVPQPGDPNITYGSGYFSLFMRYNLKLGQYQDISPWPNYMEGASAGELKYRFGWTHAITFSPVNPKELLIGAQYVLKSDDYGQHWTQISPDLTRNDPKTEAPTGGPVSLDQSGAETYPGLSVISVSPKDDNVIWAGSYDGLLHVTFNGGKSWQQVNPPSAPAESWYSAIEPGVNDSATAYVTTERHMWDDFRPYVYKTTDMGKTWTAITNGLPQGRNAQYANSIVQDPNDPNLLFLATNQTVYVSLNGGAHWQPLTLNLPRADVRSIALNTRQGDIVIATHGRAFWILDNLALLEQLSKSPTSAQVAVFSPDTAWLSHAYGSGGGFGGGGVSGENPPFGAVVFFHVPASYSSKTPVTLSFTNNLGQVVNTYSLHLKPAHAPKVNMATLSPSQRTALQQQRLTAITPGMNRFVWNLRYPDATEVKGFYVPAAAGGLDDSVEGPVVTPGAYTVTLNYAGQKISKPFTVKLDPRIDASQGDLNARLVLSLKIHTTLNALDTKLNQALAVQSALQAAVAKHAVPAAKADPVLINLNRTILGLVDLQEHASEGTLSYEAKLRSHLAYLVADLDLAYLHPTPAQVAVFAALSQQAAAGEQHLTTAIAAAKQLMP
- a CDS encoding ABC transporter permease, with the translated sequence MRTFWNDLRFGLRLITKAPAASLIAILALGLGIGANTAIFSVANGILRHPLPYAHLNRLLDISEVPPHSPPSSTNTVSAFNYATWSKQASVFQALAAYEYNDVNLSGSGTPVMVQAGAVSVNFFKLLPSVPLRGRVFLPGEDQPGHDREAILSQSLWQHQFAANPAIVGQTIQLNQQVYTVVGILGKDAVMPQAVQLWLPLALTPQQLADRENHNLQVIAELRPGAALTQAQAEMRALAARIDAQYPATNSGWGVNVQTLTNYIIGYETASYVWLLLGAVGFLLLIACANVANLQFARALRRSQELALRVALGASRGRLVRQLLTENVLLGIIGGAGVGLGFAYVSIRLILVNMPADVAQFIGGWDRIRLDGTALLYTLGIAILAGLIAGLAPALHAARPQLNSTLKEGGRGAIGQSRQRLRAVLVVAQIALALVLLVGAALMVEGFRTLLGAGAQFQPDRTLTAAMRLPSSGHWQSDIARAQFFQQTLAKLQALPGVRATATSTYLPLSNDLNQNGFSIEGRPIGNASQQRYAVAQSVSPSFFTLMQVPLLAGRSFSASDGAGTQPVAVISQRMAQHYWPDRSPLGQHIKLGNDNSSNPWLTIVGVAGDVKWNWSSPQAVSTFYMPAAQHPNHSAFFLLRGSGSGDVTAAGPAMRHAIASVDPVDPLFAMESLHQVIHEASIGIAYVSVMLSVAGLLALILAAIGVYGVMSFLVNERVHEFGIRQALGASHGSIVMLVLRRGGAMLGIGLLVGLPLAYAMARSLQGLIQGAGAGDWAIYSLISLVLVLMAALACYVPALQATRVDPLTALRES